In Nitratireductor basaltis, the following are encoded in one genomic region:
- a CDS encoding ureidoglycolate lyase, with product MSARLIKAQPLTREAFAPFGDVIQTEGAENFLINAGKTRRFHDLAKVETCGENARVLINIFRGEAHELPLPLKLVERHPLGSQAFFPLAGRRFIVIVCPDEGGKPGMPHAFLASGKQGVNYHVGTWHGVLTAIDQDQDFLVVDRGGDGNNLEEYRFGDECSITL from the coding sequence GTGAGCGCGCGCCTCATAAAGGCGCAGCCGCTGACAAGGGAAGCCTTTGCGCCTTTCGGCGATGTCATCCAGACTGAAGGGGCGGAAAACTTCCTCATCAACGCGGGGAAGACACGGCGCTTTCACGATCTGGCGAAGGTGGAAACGTGCGGGGAGAATGCGCGCGTGCTCATCAACATCTTCCGAGGGGAAGCCCATGAGCTGCCGCTTCCGCTGAAGCTGGTGGAGCGCCACCCGCTTGGCAGCCAGGCCTTCTTCCCGCTCGCAGGTCGCCGCTTTATCGTCATTGTCTGCCCGGATGAAGGGGGCAAACCCGGCATGCCCCATGCGTTTCTCGCATCGGGAAAACAGGGTGTGAACTATCACGTGGGCACCTGGCACGGGGTTCTGACCGCAATCGATCAGGACCAGGACTTTCTCGTCGTTGATCGTGGCGGGGACGGAAACAATCTCGAAGAGTATCGCTTCGGGGATGAGTGCTCGATCACTCTTTAG
- the xylB gene encoding xylulokinase, with amino-acid sequence MYIGLDLGTSGVKALLVDGAQRIIGSANASLEVSRPHAGWSEQNPQHWLDATANVLEQLRRSYLVETAKVAGIGLSGQMHGATLLDAADQPLRPCILWNDTRSHEEAAALDADPKFRKLTGNIVFPGFTAPKLAWVKAHEPDIFAATRKVLLPKDFLRLWLTGEHVSEMSDAAGTAWLDVEKRCWDASLLDATSLDLSHMPRLVEGTEVSGKLRPELCARFGFENAPVVAGGAGDNAASACGAGTVAPGTSFISLGTSGVLFAANESYLPNPESAVHTFCHALPGTWHQMGVILSATDSLNWLSGVTGSAPGDLTAALGAELKTPGSATFVPYLSGERTPHNDAAIRGGFCGLSHQDDASALTQAVLEGVAFAFRDNLEALKAAGTTLTRATAIGGGSRSRYWLKAIATALQIRLDIPAEGDFGAAFGAARLGLIAATGADPVAVCQPPEINETIEPDAALTDAFDTAYQRYRALYPALRGVSQ; translated from the coding sequence ATGTATATCGGGCTGGACCTCGGCACTTCGGGTGTCAAGGCGCTGCTTGTCGATGGCGCGCAGCGCATAATCGGTTCCGCGAATGCATCGCTGGAGGTTTCACGGCCGCATGCGGGCTGGTCGGAACAGAACCCGCAGCATTGGCTGGATGCGACGGCAAATGTGCTGGAACAGCTGCGCCGGTCCTATCTGGTCGAAACCGCAAAGGTTGCCGGCATCGGCCTGTCCGGGCAAATGCATGGGGCCACCTTGCTCGATGCTGCAGATCAGCCCCTGCGCCCGTGCATCTTGTGGAACGACACGCGTTCCCACGAAGAGGCGGCGGCGCTGGATGCCGATCCCAAATTCCGCAAACTCACCGGAAACATCGTGTTTCCCGGCTTCACAGCCCCCAAGCTTGCCTGGGTAAAAGCCCATGAGCCTGATATATTCGCGGCCACGCGGAAGGTGCTTTTACCGAAGGATTTCCTGCGGCTGTGGCTCACCGGCGAACACGTATCCGAAATGTCCGATGCTGCGGGAACGGCCTGGCTGGATGTGGAGAAGCGCTGCTGGGACGCCTCGCTGCTTGACGCAACCTCTCTGGACCTAAGTCACATGCCGCGCCTCGTCGAAGGCACGGAGGTATCGGGCAAGCTGCGGCCTGAGTTATGTGCCCGCTTCGGTTTCGAGAATGCACCAGTCGTGGCAGGCGGTGCTGGCGACAATGCTGCGTCAGCTTGCGGGGCGGGCACGGTAGCGCCGGGTACTTCCTTTATTTCCCTTGGCACATCCGGCGTACTCTTTGCGGCGAATGAATCCTATCTGCCCAATCCGGAAAGTGCAGTGCATACATTCTGCCATGCCCTTCCCGGAACCTGGCACCAGATGGGCGTGATCCTGTCGGCCACGGATTCGCTCAACTGGCTCTCCGGCGTCACAGGCAGCGCGCCCGGAGACCTGACCGCGGCACTTGGGGCTGAACTGAAGACGCCGGGCAGTGCAACATTCGTGCCCTATCTTTCCGGTGAACGAACACCCCACAACGATGCCGCCATCCGCGGTGGCTTCTGTGGTCTTTCCCATCAGGATGACGCGTCTGCTCTGACGCAGGCGGTTCTCGAGGGTGTCGCTTTCGCGTTTCGCGACAATCTCGAGGCGCTCAAAGCGGCGGGCACGACGCTCACCCGCGCAACGGCCATCGGTGGCGGCTCCCGATCACGCTACTGGTTGAAGGCGATAGCCACCGCCCTGCAGATCAGGCTCGATATTCCAGCCGAAGGGGACTTCGGCGCGGCATTTGGCGCGGCGCGGCTGGGCCTGATCGCGGCAACAGGTGCAGACCCCGTGGCAGTGTGCCAACCGCCGGAAATCAATGAAACCATCGAGCCGGACGCGGCTCTCACCGACGCATTCGACACTGCCTATCAGCGCTATCGTGCGCTCTATCCAGCCCTTCGAGGAGTATCACAATGA
- the xylA gene encoding xylose isomerase, whose protein sequence is MSTGFFGNIGPVKYEGPDSDNELAFRHYNPDEIVLGKRMEDHLRFAVCYWHNFVWPGNDPFGGQTFERPWFGETMDLARLKADVAFEMFDILGAPFYTFHDHDVRPEGETYSESVKRLNEIADHFQGKMEAGGPKLLWGTANLFSNRRYMAGAATNPDPDVFAYAAATVKACMDVTQRLGGQNYVLWGGREGYETLLNTDMGRELDQLGRFLSMVVDYKHKIGFEGAILVEPKPQEPTKHQYDFDVATVYGFLKRYGLENEVKVNIEQGHAILAGHSFEHELALAGALGILGSIDVNRNDYQSGWDTDQFPNNVPEVALAYYQILAHGGFTTGGTNFDAKLRRQSLDPVDLIAAHIGGMDVCARGLKAAAKMIEDGALSNPLDERYAGWNQPENKAMLKGERSLEDIAARVERENLDPEPRSGRQERLENIVNRYV, encoded by the coding sequence ATGAGCACCGGATTTTTCGGCAATATTGGTCCCGTCAAATATGAGGGCCCGGACAGCGACAACGAACTGGCTTTCCGCCACTACAATCCCGACGAGATCGTCCTGGGCAAGCGCATGGAAGACCATCTGCGCTTTGCGGTTTGCTACTGGCACAATTTCGTCTGGCCGGGCAACGACCCCTTTGGCGGCCAGACCTTCGAGCGCCCGTGGTTCGGCGAGACCATGGATCTTGCCCGTTTGAAAGCTGATGTCGCCTTCGAGATGTTCGATATTCTGGGCGCGCCCTTCTACACCTTCCACGATCACGACGTGCGCCCGGAAGGAGAGACCTATTCGGAAAGCGTGAAGCGCCTCAACGAGATCGCGGACCATTTCCAGGGCAAGATGGAGGCCGGCGGGCCCAAGCTTCTCTGGGGCACGGCGAACCTTTTCTCCAACCGCCGCTACATGGCCGGTGCAGCCACCAATCCCGACCCGGATGTCTTTGCCTATGCAGCGGCCACCGTGAAGGCCTGCATGGATGTCACCCAGCGTCTGGGCGGCCAGAACTATGTGTTGTGGGGTGGTCGCGAAGGCTATGAGACGCTGCTCAACACCGATATGGGCCGAGAGCTGGACCAGCTTGGTCGCTTCCTCTCCATGGTCGTCGACTACAAGCACAAGATCGGCTTTGAAGGCGCGATCCTCGTGGAACCGAAGCCCCAGGAGCCAACCAAGCACCAGTATGATTTCGACGTCGCTACCGTCTATGGCTTCCTCAAGCGCTACGGTCTGGAAAACGAGGTGAAGGTGAATATCGAGCAGGGGCATGCCATTCTGGCTGGCCACTCCTTCGAGCATGAGCTTGCCCTTGCCGGCGCGCTTGGAATTCTCGGTTCCATTGATGTCAATCGCAACGACTACCAGTCCGGCTGGGATACCGACCAGTTCCCCAACAATGTGCCGGAGGTGGCTCTCGCCTACTACCAGATTCTTGCCCATGGCGGCTTCACCACGGGCGGCACGAATTTCGATGCCAAGCTGCGCCGCCAGTCGCTCGACCCGGTCGATCTCATCGCGGCCCATATTGGCGGCATGGACGTCTGCGCGCGCGGCTTGAAGGCGGCAGCGAAGATGATCGAGGACGGCGCACTCTCCAACCCGCTGGACGAGCGTTATGCTGGCTGGAACCAGCCGGAGAACAAGGCGATGCTGAAAGGTGAACGCAGCCTTGAAGACATCGCTGCCCGCGTGGAGCGCGAAAACCTTGACCCCGAGCCACGCTCCGGCCGACAGGAGCGCCTCGAGAAC